One window of the Luteolibacter sp. Y139 genome contains the following:
- a CDS encoding putative manganese-dependent inorganic diphosphatase, translating into MEPPRRQLPFYVIGHKNPDTDAICSAIGNAALLRITGEPNAIAARCGEVPARTAWVLEKAGIETPPLVADVRTSAGMICRKDVVQVSSTDTFLVAYRRMLASGVRCVPVVDGDGSVQGILRYLDLLELLVPGDGSGLQARTVNVSIGKIATTLQAESVGAEMPPCDVEEELILLVGASSQNTVDRRLKQAGKEGNVGRFFVICGDRPVVQHYAIENGARALLVTGGNGVEQSLRDLARKRGVIILMCSQDTASCSTLIRCSRTVRHVMDKDFATVSSGEPVSRMRKSLAQLEQDLFPVQGLHGEMIGVLSKSDLIDPPRTRLALVDHNEFAQAVTGVEECEIVEVIDHHRLAGDLVSREPIRFLNEPVGSTSTLVARKFRHRYLEPDKGTALCLCAGIIADTLCLTSPTTAELDHEMLGWLSGLAGIDPATFKSEFFAVGSLLATGTPEAILNADRKEFDDEGVKVTIAQVEELGLQAFEPRREELEKALKTLAAENQYELAVLVVTDIAEHHSVVLAAGNPRFVANLPYAHIDGSLYDAPGVVSRKKQIFPAVCQALRKAG; encoded by the coding sequence ATGGAACCGCCTCGTCGCCAGCTCCCGTTTTACGTCATCGGTCACAAGAATCCCGATACGGATGCGATTTGCTCCGCCATCGGGAATGCGGCCCTGCTCCGCATCACCGGTGAGCCGAATGCCATTGCGGCCCGTTGTGGCGAGGTGCCGGCGCGGACGGCTTGGGTGCTGGAAAAGGCGGGGATCGAGACGCCGCCGCTGGTGGCGGACGTCCGCACCTCCGCCGGCATGATCTGCCGCAAGGACGTGGTGCAGGTATCGTCCACGGATACCTTCCTCGTCGCCTATCGCCGGATGCTCGCCAGCGGTGTCCGCTGCGTGCCGGTGGTGGATGGCGATGGCTCGGTCCAAGGCATCTTGCGCTACCTGGATTTGCTGGAGTTGCTGGTTCCCGGTGATGGCAGCGGCCTGCAGGCCCGGACGGTGAATGTTTCCATCGGGAAGATCGCGACGACGCTCCAAGCTGAAAGCGTGGGCGCGGAAATGCCGCCCTGCGATGTGGAGGAGGAGCTGATCCTGCTCGTCGGTGCCTCATCCCAGAACACGGTGGACCGCCGCCTCAAGCAGGCGGGCAAGGAAGGGAATGTCGGCCGCTTTTTCGTGATCTGCGGTGACCGGCCGGTGGTGCAACACTACGCGATCGAAAACGGCGCTCGAGCTTTGCTCGTCACCGGCGGCAATGGCGTCGAGCAGTCCCTGCGCGACCTCGCCCGCAAGCGCGGCGTGATCATCCTGATGTGCTCGCAGGATACCGCGAGCTGCTCCACGCTGATCCGCTGCTCACGCACGGTCCGTCACGTGATGGACAAGGACTTCGCCACGGTCTCGTCAGGCGAGCCGGTCTCACGCATGCGGAAAAGCCTCGCGCAGTTGGAGCAGGATCTTTTCCCAGTCCAGGGCCTGCATGGAGAGATGATCGGAGTGCTCTCGAAGTCCGACCTCATCGACCCGCCGCGCACCCGGCTGGCCTTGGTCGATCACAATGAATTCGCGCAAGCCGTCACCGGTGTGGAGGAGTGCGAGATCGTGGAGGTCATCGACCACCACCGCTTGGCCGGTGACCTCGTCTCACGCGAGCCGATCCGTTTCCTCAATGAGCCGGTGGGCTCCACGTCCACGCTGGTCGCGAGAAAGTTCCGCCATCGCTATCTGGAGCCGGACAAGGGCACGGCGCTGTGCCTGTGTGCGGGGATCATTGCGGACACGCTTTGCCTCACCTCGCCGACCACGGCTGAGCTCGATCATGAAATGCTCGGCTGGCTGAGCGGGCTGGCAGGAATCGATCCTGCGACCTTCAAGTCCGAGTTCTTCGCTGTCGGTTCTCTGCTGGCCACCGGCACTCCGGAGGCGATTCTCAATGCGGACCGCAAGGAATTCGATGACGAGGGGGTGAAGGTGACTATCGCCCAAGTCGAGGAACTCGGCCTGCAAGCGTTCGAGCCCCGCCGCGAGGAGCTGGAGAAGGCACTGAAGACGCTAGCCGCCGAGAACCAGTATGAACTGGCGGTGCTGGTGGTGACCGACATCGCCGAGCACCACAGCGTGGTTCTTGCTGCCGGGAATCCGCGCTTCGTTGCGAACCTGCCGTATGCCCACATCGATGGTAGCCTCTACGATGCTCCCGGTGTGGTCAGCCGGAAGAAGCAGATCTTCCCGGCTGTGTGCCAAGCGCTGAGGAAGGCGGGGTGA
- a CDS encoding metal ABC transporter substrate-binding protein yields MRRLTALFAGLLSLPLAAADLKVASLHPLIGDLAKQVGGDRVEVVDLIGKNGDPHHFEPVATDLQKAGDAKLYLASGMGLESYMESLRGIVGAKAQVIEIGKDLPSIEGEHDHDEHESAHDHEHEHEIDPHWWHSIDLFRRAATITANTFAKADPAGAETYAKNAAAYRAKLDELERWTRKEIARIPRDKRNLATAHAAFGYFCKDYGFEPVSVQGMSREQMPDPKKLAALVAKLKERQVGAIFPEKESNPKMLEALTKDTGIKLGQPLIADGSTAESYEAMMRHNVAAIVAGLGK; encoded by the coding sequence ATGCGTCGCCTGACAGCACTATTTGCCGGACTCCTCTCGCTGCCACTGGCCGCCGCTGATCTGAAGGTGGCCAGCCTTCACCCGCTGATCGGCGATCTGGCGAAGCAAGTGGGTGGCGACCGGGTCGAGGTCGTGGACCTCATCGGGAAGAATGGCGATCCCCATCATTTCGAGCCGGTCGCGACCGACCTCCAGAAAGCCGGGGACGCCAAGCTCTACCTCGCCTCCGGGATGGGCCTGGAGAGCTACATGGAGTCACTCCGCGGCATCGTCGGGGCCAAGGCGCAGGTCATCGAGATCGGCAAGGACCTGCCCTCGATCGAAGGCGAACACGACCATGATGAGCACGAGTCCGCTCATGACCACGAGCATGAGCATGAGATCGATCCCCATTGGTGGCACTCCATCGACTTGTTCCGCCGGGCGGCCACCATCACGGCGAACACCTTCGCCAAGGCCGATCCTGCCGGCGCAGAGACCTATGCAAAGAACGCCGCCGCCTACCGGGCCAAGCTCGATGAACTGGAGCGCTGGACCCGCAAGGAAATCGCCCGCATCCCCCGCGACAAGCGCAACCTCGCCACCGCCCACGCGGCCTTCGGCTACTTCTGCAAGGACTACGGCTTCGAGCCGGTGTCGGTGCAGGGCATGAGTCGCGAACAGATGCCGGACCCGAAGAAACTGGCCGCGCTGGTAGCCAAACTCAAGGAGCGTCAAGTCGGAGCGATTTTCCCGGAGAAGGAATCGAACCCAAAGATGCTCGAAGCCCTCACCAAGGACACCGGCATCAAGCTCGGCCAGCCACTCATCGCCGACGGCTCCACCGCGGAAAGCTACGAAGCAATGATGCGCCACAATGTGGCCGCGATCGTGGCCGGACTAGGAAAGTAG
- a CDS encoding aminotransferase class I/II-fold pyridoxal phosphate-dependent enzyme — MDYSQKIARQIAGIPRSGIRDFFELVQGREGVISLGVGEPDFTTPWHIREAAIYALEKGHTSYTSNLGLPALRKAIARYVSDFFHVDYDGLTEVLVTVGVSEAIDIALRALVNPGDEVIYHEPCYVSYSPSIVMAYGTAVGVHTKKDDGFSLKPEALAKVITPKSRVLMLNFPTNPTGATANREDLEGIAKLCIEHDLFVLTDEIYSELRYDANEEHVSIASLPGMKERTVLLHGFSKAFAMTGFRLGYACAPQPITEAMMKIHQYSMLCAPIMSQMAAIEALENGAPEVAKMRDAYHQRRDFLVKRLNQMGLSCHSPGGAFYVFPDIRETGLSSKEFAMRLLEEEGVAAVPGSAFGVSGEGFLRCCYATGFDDLKLAMDKMERFVGRL; from the coding sequence ATGGACTATTCGCAGAAAATCGCCCGTCAGATCGCAGGCATTCCCCGCTCGGGAATCCGCGATTTCTTCGAGCTCGTCCAAGGCCGTGAGGGAGTCATTTCCCTCGGCGTTGGTGAGCCCGACTTTACGACTCCTTGGCATATTCGCGAAGCCGCCATCTACGCCTTGGAGAAGGGCCATACTTCTTACACTTCCAATTTGGGCCTTCCCGCGCTGCGCAAGGCCATCGCCCGCTACGTCTCGGATTTCTTCCACGTGGACTATGACGGTCTCACCGAGGTGCTGGTCACCGTCGGTGTTTCCGAGGCCATCGACATCGCCCTGCGCGCCTTGGTCAATCCGGGCGACGAGGTGATCTACCACGAGCCGTGCTACGTCTCGTACTCGCCCAGTATCGTGATGGCCTATGGCACCGCGGTCGGCGTTCACACCAAGAAGGACGATGGCTTCTCGCTGAAGCCGGAGGCGCTGGCCAAGGTGATCACGCCGAAGAGCCGGGTGCTGATGCTGAATTTCCCGACCAATCCGACCGGCGCGACCGCGAACCGCGAGGATCTGGAGGGCATCGCCAAGCTCTGCATCGAACACGACCTCTTCGTGCTGACGGATGAGATCTACAGCGAGCTGCGCTACGATGCGAATGAGGAGCATGTCTCCATCGCGTCGCTGCCGGGCATGAAGGAGCGCACGGTGCTGCTTCATGGCTTCTCGAAGGCTTTCGCGATGACGGGCTTCCGCCTGGGCTATGCCTGTGCGCCGCAGCCGATCACCGAGGCGATGATGAAGATCCACCAGTACTCGATGCTCTGCGCGCCGATCATGAGCCAGATGGCCGCGATCGAGGCGCTGGAGAATGGAGCGCCGGAAGTTGCGAAGATGCGCGATGCCTACCATCAGCGCCGCGATTTCCTGGTGAAGCGCCTGAACCAGATGGGCCTGAGCTGTCACTCGCCGGGCGGGGCCTTCTACGTCTTCCCGGATATCCGTGAGACGGGGCTTTCCTCGAAGGAATTTGCCATGCGCCTGCTGGAAGAAGAGGGCGTCGCCGCCGTTCCGGGCAGTGCCTTCGGTGTTTCCGGTGAGGGCTTCCTCCGCTGTTGCTACGCGACCGGCTTCGATGACCTGAAGCTGGCGATGGACAAGATGGAGCGCTTCGTCGGACGACTCTAA
- a CDS encoding CAAX prenyl protease-related protein yields MDENPDRAPASQLRMENSDAWVRAQIVPFGVFMGFLLLLQVFSSLFGWSHPAAPWWRHWPEQWIYPLQTLVCLVLLARWWKYYEFRWSWKWSIAGVIFGAVGIGFWLLPTVMYDRLGLTGETTGLQKWLGLAARTKGFNPAEAFGDGTPVFWTALIMRFVRAVVVVALVEEILWRSFMMRFSVDWEGDYWKRPFGQASWKSYAIVTGLFMVAHAPVDYAGAFVYGSLTYLLCIWSKNLGACVIMHGVANLLMGLFAIAYGKYGLW; encoded by the coding sequence ATGGACGAAAATCCTGATCGGGCCCCGGCTTCCCAGCTTCGGATGGAGAACTCCGATGCCTGGGTGCGGGCCCAGATCGTGCCCTTCGGGGTCTTCATGGGGTTCCTGTTGCTGTTGCAGGTCTTCAGCAGCTTGTTTGGCTGGTCGCATCCCGCGGCGCCATGGTGGAGGCACTGGCCGGAGCAGTGGATCTATCCGCTGCAGACGCTGGTGTGCCTTGTCCTGCTGGCTCGCTGGTGGAAGTACTATGAATTCCGTTGGTCGTGGAAATGGTCGATCGCGGGCGTGATCTTCGGCGCGGTGGGCATTGGGTTCTGGCTGCTGCCGACAGTGATGTATGATCGCCTCGGGCTGACCGGGGAAACGACCGGTTTGCAGAAGTGGCTGGGGCTTGCGGCGCGCACGAAGGGCTTCAATCCCGCGGAGGCGTTTGGTGACGGCACGCCGGTCTTCTGGACGGCGCTGATCATGCGCTTCGTCCGCGCGGTCGTGGTCGTGGCGCTGGTGGAGGAGATCTTGTGGCGCTCTTTCATGATGCGCTTCTCGGTGGATTGGGAAGGGGACTACTGGAAGCGGCCCTTTGGCCAGGCCTCGTGGAAATCGTATGCGATCGTCACCGGGCTGTTCATGGTGGCGCATGCGCCGGTGGATTATGCCGGAGCCTTTGTCTACGGCTCGCTGACCTACCTGCTCTGCATCTGGAGCAAGAACCTCGGCGCCTGTGTGATCATGCACGGAGTGGCGAACCTGCTGATGGGACTGTTCGCGATCGCCTACGGGAAATACGGCCTCTGGTAG
- a CDS encoding rhomboid family intramembrane serine protease, whose protein sequence is MDENASEEELPDLVPVGAWPSLGEAQEHALVVLAMNLECWIFPAAGQYALLAPPAEAPGIHREFALYESEQSDRRVRIEPPVFPAGIELALVWALSLLVVFWWQGQDLSLVDRFCNSSKALVEGGEWWRSFTSLFLHADAGHLLSNIGIGGIFCVMVAHTVGAWRGWALILAGGTLGNLANAWARYPTPFESIGASSATFAAVGILTGVATLRAWRFHSLRELRPLMVPLLTGLIVLGWYGSGGDGPDAARTDVAGHVAGWTGGFLLGAAVQKFERTKSTDMV, encoded by the coding sequence ATGGACGAGAACGCGAGCGAGGAAGAACTGCCGGACCTGGTGCCGGTCGGCGCGTGGCCATCGCTGGGTGAGGCGCAGGAACACGCGCTGGTGGTACTGGCGATGAATCTGGAATGCTGGATTTTTCCTGCCGCTGGCCAGTATGCGTTGCTCGCTCCTCCTGCCGAGGCACCGGGGATTCACCGGGAGTTCGCGCTGTATGAAAGCGAGCAGTCCGATCGGCGGGTGCGTATCGAGCCGCCGGTCTTTCCCGCGGGCATCGAACTCGCCTTGGTGTGGGCGCTTTCGCTGCTGGTCGTTTTCTGGTGGCAGGGGCAGGACCTCTCGCTGGTGGACCGCTTCTGCAATTCTAGCAAAGCGCTCGTCGAAGGTGGGGAGTGGTGGAGGTCTTTCACCTCGCTCTTCCTGCACGCGGATGCCGGACACCTGCTGTCGAACATCGGCATCGGCGGGATCTTCTGCGTGATGGTTGCCCATACGGTTGGCGCCTGGCGTGGATGGGCGCTCATCCTTGCCGGCGGAACGTTAGGAAACTTGGCTAATGCTTGGGCACGCTATCCCACGCCCTTCGAATCGATCGGGGCCTCCAGCGCGACCTTCGCCGCAGTCGGCATCCTGACCGGAGTGGCGACCTTGCGAGCGTGGCGTTTTCATTCATTGCGGGAGCTGCGGCCGTTGATGGTGCCCTTGCTGACCGGCCTGATCGTGCTCGGCTGGTATGGCAGTGGGGGCGACGGCCCGGACGCGGCGAGGACCGACGTCGCCGGGCACGTCGCGGGCTGGACGGGTGGTTTCTTGTTAGGAGCGGCGGTACAGAAATTCGAGCGGACGAAATCCACGGATATGGTCTAA
- a CDS encoding cob(I)yrinic acid a,c-diamide adenosyltransferase: MSIITGRGDDGETDLLFGRRISKTSQRIEVLGTVDELNAALGLARAAGATEEVEAIIDRVQDLLVALMGQFACLSCDEERYVSAGYARVTEADLEWIETTARDFEARGIVFKGWARPGVEHSMARAGMDFARTIARRAERAVLKHHDAGGEVSTMLRLFFNRLSDLLWILARAA, from the coding sequence ATGAGCATCATTACCGGCCGCGGCGACGATGGCGAAACCGACCTGCTTTTCGGTCGCCGCATTTCGAAGACCTCGCAGCGCATTGAGGTATTGGGGACGGTGGATGAGCTGAATGCCGCCCTTGGTCTGGCGCGTGCCGCGGGGGCGACAGAAGAGGTCGAGGCGATCATCGACCGGGTGCAGGACTTGCTGGTGGCCTTGATGGGGCAGTTCGCCTGCCTGTCGTGCGACGAGGAGCGCTATGTCAGCGCGGGGTATGCGCGGGTGACGGAGGCGGACTTGGAGTGGATCGAGACCACGGCGCGTGATTTCGAGGCACGGGGCATTGTTTTCAAAGGGTGGGCGCGGCCAGGTGTGGAGCATTCGATGGCGAGAGCCGGGATGGACTTCGCGCGGACCATCGCCCGCCGGGCGGAACGGGCGGTGCTGAAGCACCATGATGCGGGCGGGGAGGTGTCGACGATGCTTAGGCTCTTTTTCAACCGGCTGTCGGACCTGCTGTGGATTCTGGCGCGGGCGGCCTGA
- a CDS encoding Smr/MutS family protein — MDDDEPHPVPVTNELDLHTFRPSEIRDLLPEYFSECLRLGIHGVRVIHGKGTGTLREGVHALLRRLPEVAEFHYPAADGGWGATWVVLRPPAPESTAGPTAG, encoded by the coding sequence ATGGATGATGATGAACCCCATCCGGTCCCGGTGACGAATGAGCTGGACCTGCACACCTTCCGCCCGTCCGAGATCCGGGACCTGCTGCCGGAGTATTTCTCGGAGTGCCTGCGCCTCGGGATCCACGGCGTCCGGGTGATCCATGGAAAAGGCACCGGCACTCTCCGGGAAGGCGTCCATGCCCTGCTGCGACGGTTGCCGGAGGTGGCAGAATTCCACTATCCAGCAGCCGACGGCGGCTGGGGCGCGACGTGGGTTGTCCTCAGGCCGCCCGCGCCAGAATCCACAGCAGGTCCGACAGCCGGTTGA
- the rnc gene encoding ribonuclease III: MESLESRLGYKFRNSLLLAEAMTHPSLAYESQRPHFDNQRLEFLGDAVLQLILTEDLYRMFPDFPEGRLTKLRSQLVSRRALARFALSIDLGSYVLLGKGEEATGGRRRMSTLADGFEALIGAVYLDIGYTGARDLVLRLFQSEIEALAGSPEERNPKGELQECLQAIHPQAPSYRMLGESGPDHRKVFQAEVSWRGLVLAVGKGKSKKEAEARAAGEALRTRLWEKA; encoded by the coding sequence ATGGAAAGCCTCGAGAGTCGCCTCGGATACAAGTTTCGTAACTCGCTTCTACTAGCCGAGGCGATGACCCATCCGAGCCTCGCTTACGAGTCTCAACGGCCCCACTTCGATAACCAGCGCTTGGAGTTCCTCGGCGATGCCGTGCTCCAGCTGATCCTCACGGAGGACCTTTACCGGATGTTCCCGGATTTCCCGGAAGGACGTCTGACCAAGCTGCGGTCGCAGCTCGTTTCACGCCGGGCGCTCGCACGCTTCGCGCTGAGCATCGACCTCGGCAGCTATGTCCTGCTCGGCAAGGGCGAGGAAGCCACGGGTGGCCGTCGCCGGATGTCCACGCTGGCGGATGGCTTCGAGGCCCTGATCGGTGCCGTCTATCTGGACATCGGCTATACCGGTGCCCGTGATCTGGTGCTGCGGCTTTTCCAATCCGAGATCGAAGCACTGGCCGGCAGCCCGGAGGAGCGGAATCCCAAGGGCGAGCTTCAGGAGTGCCTGCAGGCGATCCATCCGCAGGCCCCCAGCTACCGCATGCTCGGCGAGAGCGGTCCGGACCATCGCAAGGTTTTCCAAGCCGAGGTTTCGTGGCGTGGCTTGGTGCTCGCGGTGGGGAAAGGGAAGAGCAAGAAGGAAGCAGAAGCCCGTGCGGCCGGAGAGGCGTTGCGGACGAGGCTGTGGGAGAAGGCTTGA
- a CDS encoding LpxI family protein: MAETRTIGIIAGNGVYPETFARAARAKCPDIRLVAAAFEGETKPEFLDLVDASGWFRVGQLGKLIKFFKSQKATEAIMVGQIAPKNLFDLRPDLRTLMLLARLKQRNAESLFGGIADELAKDHIHLLPATTFLEDLLPKAGHVCGPVLKKRQLEDATYGFKIAKETSRLDIGQTVVVRHGTVLAVEAFEGTNACIKRGGELGRGKDVMLVKVSKPSQDFRFDVPVVGPLTIETCIEASVGSITVEANKTLLLERDTVFRLCQEHAITIHAMEEV; the protein is encoded by the coding sequence ATGGCGGAGACACGCACTATTGGTATTATCGCAGGTAACGGCGTATACCCCGAGACTTTCGCCCGCGCGGCGCGCGCGAAGTGCCCGGATATCCGTCTGGTGGCCGCCGCTTTCGAGGGCGAAACCAAGCCCGAATTCCTCGACCTCGTCGACGCCTCCGGTTGGTTCCGCGTCGGCCAGCTCGGCAAGCTGATCAAGTTTTTCAAGTCCCAGAAGGCGACCGAGGCGATCATGGTCGGCCAGATCGCGCCGAAGAACCTCTTCGACCTCCGCCCCGACCTGAGGACCCTGATGCTGCTGGCCCGCCTGAAGCAGCGGAATGCCGAGTCGCTTTTCGGCGGGATCGCCGACGAGCTGGCCAAGGACCACATCCACCTGCTCCCGGCCACCACCTTCCTCGAAGACCTGCTGCCAAAGGCCGGTCACGTCTGCGGCCCGGTCCTCAAAAAGCGCCAGCTCGAGGACGCCACCTACGGCTTCAAGATCGCCAAGGAAACCAGCCGCCTCGACATCGGACAGACCGTGGTCGTCCGCCACGGCACCGTGCTCGCAGTCGAGGCCTTCGAAGGCACCAATGCCTGCATCAAGCGCGGCGGCGAACTCGGCCGCGGCAAGGACGTGATGCTCGTGAAGGTCTCCAAGCCCAGCCAGGATTTCCGTTTCGACGTTCCCGTGGTGGGTCCGCTCACGATCGAAACCTGCATCGAAGCCAGCGTGGGTTCGATCACCGTGGAAGCGAACAAGACCTTGCTGTTAGAGCGGGATACCGTCTTCCGGCTTTGCCAAGAGCACGCGATCACCATCCACGCGATGGAGGAAGTCTGA
- a CDS encoding DUF1552 domain-containing protein, with amino-acid sequence MPRRSFLRGAGATLALPFLDAMRPLMAAGTSGSLPIRIALLYMPNGVRADRWTPEGEGSKFKLSPILSPIEKHREDLLILTGLQNKASFSGDGHYVKTGGWLTGTTITKTTGSDIAAGATSMDQIAAQQIGKDTKLPSLELGTEPVATGIDTNVNYTRLYASHISWKTSTVPLPCEINPRVAFDRLFRTRSKGGEKQAADDKSVLDLVSQDAKRLQSKLGSSDKAKLEQYLESVREVERRIEAEAASLGAGENLPPELLKKMDALDKRISNAMGKASREDELNAITRFDHGEHCRIMMDLMVLAFWSDSTRVSSFMFGNDVTGRNFSFLEGVNGGHHDLSHHSNDIKKLDQYEKINRWHVEQYSYMLDRMKEIKEGDATLLDHSMVAFGSPIRDGNSHDPKNVPIVVAGGSKAGLKTGKHVVYDPGTPLCGLWINMLESAGVQAHELGDAKDGLRGLS; translated from the coding sequence ATGCCTCGCCGCAGCTTCCTACGCGGCGCCGGGGCCACGCTTGCATTGCCATTCCTCGATGCCATGCGCCCCCTGATGGCAGCGGGCACGTCAGGCTCGCTGCCAATCCGGATCGCGCTGCTCTACATGCCGAACGGCGTGCGCGCGGACCGCTGGACGCCGGAGGGTGAAGGTTCCAAGTTCAAGCTCTCTCCCATCCTCTCGCCCATCGAGAAACACCGCGAGGACCTACTCATCCTCACCGGCCTTCAAAACAAGGCGTCCTTCAGCGGCGACGGTCACTACGTGAAGACCGGCGGCTGGCTGACCGGCACCACCATCACCAAGACCACCGGCTCCGACATTGCCGCGGGTGCCACTTCGATGGACCAGATCGCGGCCCAACAGATCGGGAAGGACACCAAGCTCCCCTCACTGGAACTCGGCACGGAACCGGTCGCCACGGGCATCGACACGAACGTCAACTACACCCGCCTCTACGCTTCCCACATCTCCTGGAAGACCTCCACCGTCCCCCTGCCCTGCGAGATCAATCCCCGCGTCGCCTTCGACCGTCTCTTCCGCACCCGCTCGAAGGGCGGCGAGAAGCAAGCCGCCGATGACAAGTCGGTGCTCGATCTGGTCAGCCAGGACGCCAAGCGCTTGCAGTCGAAGCTCGGCAGCTCCGACAAGGCGAAGCTGGAGCAATATCTCGAATCCGTCCGTGAAGTGGAACGCCGCATCGAAGCCGAAGCCGCCTCACTCGGCGCTGGCGAAAACCTCCCGCCCGAGCTGCTCAAGAAAATGGACGCACTCGACAAGCGGATCTCAAACGCCATGGGCAAGGCCAGCCGCGAGGACGAACTCAACGCGATCACCCGCTTCGACCACGGCGAACACTGCCGCATCATGATGGACCTCATGGTCCTCGCCTTCTGGTCCGACTCGACCCGCGTCTCGTCCTTCATGTTTGGCAACGACGTCACCGGCCGGAACTTCTCCTTCCTCGAAGGCGTCAATGGCGGCCACCATGACCTCTCCCACCACAGCAACGACATCAAGAAGCTCGACCAGTACGAGAAGATCAATCGCTGGCACGTCGAGCAGTACAGCTACATGCTCGACCGCATGAAGGAGATCAAGGAAGGCGACGCCACCCTCCTCGACCACTCCATGGTCGCCTTCGGCTCCCCCATCCGCGACGGGAATTCCCACGACCCGAAAAACGTCCCGATCGTCGTCGCCGGCGGCAGCAAGGCCGGGCTGAAGACCGGCAAGCACGTCGTCTACGACCCCGGCACCCCGCTCTGCGGACTCTGGATCAACATGCTGGAATCCGCCGGGGTCCAAGCCCACGAACTCGGCGACGCCAAGGACGGCCTTCGCGGCCTTTCCTGA